The sequence GCCATCCCATTAGTCCCTGAGGGTCCAGGGGTGCCCCAGGATGGACAAGGTCTTTCCAAGGGGAGACCTGGCCTCAAACTCTACTCAGGTCACCACAACAGCTGGGAAAGGTGGAGCTTCTTTCCTGGGGGGCAGGCACAGGGTGGGGTGTGCAGAGGGTGACTCAGGCTGGAATCTTCAATCCCAGGGCCCCGTGATGACTATCCTGGGGGAAATCTCGTCCAGAGGTGGGCACTTGGAgagcagctcccaggctctggataTGCAGGACCCCTCCAGGTAGAGATGGGGCAGGCAGGTCTCCAGGGCTCCCCAGACCCAGGCTCCATGAGGCCCGCGCCATGTGTGCTCAAAGGGCCCATGGCCCCTGAAGTGGGGTCACCTGTCTGGACCTCAGGAACCAGGAGGTTGGGCCACGTGAGAACCCAGCTCAAGAGCTAGGCACCAACCCTCCCCTCTAGGACCTGAGTCTGAGGGTCCCACCCAGGCAGACGACAGCTCACCACTGGAGTCCAGGGACAGTTGTGCCCCCTGCCTCCGGGGATGGCCGTGCTTGTGCGGGGAGCTGCAGCCTTGGCCCGTCAATTGGAGGCAGACCTCCTCAAACTGCTGCTTGTGGTGGGGCCGCACAAACTGATAGAAGCCTGTGGGAGGGGAGAGTGGGGCTCTGGGCCTTCGGGTCCCTAGGGCTGCAGCCACCACCGGGGGGCCACCTACATCTCTTCCAGGGAGCAGGTCAACCGTGGACCCTGGTGGCCCCCACCCCACAGCTGCAGCACAACCTCCAGGGCAGGACCCTCAGTGGGCAGCCTGTGCAGGCCAAGGCACCTTGGAGCAGGCTGTGCTTCTTGGGGTCCTCGGCAAAGAGGGGGCTGAGGCGAGCAACCAGGGCCTCAAGGTCATCGGAGCTCTTGTAGTCCCGCAGAGCCTGGGTGAAGGTGTCAAAGCTGGCCTGGCTCAGTGCCTGCTTCACGGCCACCATGAACAGCTTGGCCCTGCCTGTGTCCGTGCTGGCTGCCGGGACCTCCTGCGCACACATGCCCAGCACCTGTCAGGTGGTGCGGACCCTGCCCATCCACAGGGACAGCAAGCTGCTGTTGGGGCTGCCGGGGAGGATGCCTGGCTGGCCTGGCCCGGCTGGGGTCACCAAAGGCAGCCAGGAGGGGCCAGCAAGTAAGGTTGGCTTCAGCCGAGGTGGTCAGGCCTGCCAAGCACAGCAGAGGGACAGCACAGGTTCGCCCTCTTGGCTGGCAGTTCCTGCTCCTCTGCAGAGCTCCCAGTACCCACGGCAGGGGCCGCTGCAGTGGGCACTCTTGGCTTGGACTATCTGCTCACAGCAAGGGACACTTCTCGATGTGCCAGACGTCAAACATTCCTGTGCCCTACTTCTGCCACACACCCCAGTACTGACCCCAGACCCTCGACCAGGACCATCTAGGCTCCCAGGTTGCCCCCTAGCTCCGCCTGCAGAGTCCCAGGCTCCTGGCACCCAGGCCACCCCCTCAGTGTCAGTCCCCTGGGCACCGCCCGGCTCTTCCCAGAATCAAGGAAAATGGACAGAGGTAGTGGCATCTGGGGCTTTCCGGAGCTTCTGGGACTTAACTCAGCTGCTCTTAACTGCTTTTATCCGAGGCTGGGAACACCACACTCCTCACACGCAGGCACGTCAGCCTGCACGCTCGTGccgagcccagcccagcccagcccaggggagACAGCCCAATTATAGGTGCCACCTCAAACCTGCCAAAGGGCCAGGCCTGGCTCCTGCCCAGCGGGGAAGACGGAACCTTCTGGGAAGGAGCCCATGGGCCTGTGTGGACTTCACCACACTAcccaaaacaaatgcaaaatgaaaagccTGAATCTGACAAGTCTGTAGGACTCCAAAGTGTGGTGGGAGTGCCCTGAGTGGGGGGGTGCCCAGGGACCCTGGGAGGAGACATGAAACTGGCAGTGAAGGGCACACTGGCCTCCGAGCTGCTTCAGAGAGCTGAGTGGAGATCGAGATGTTCTCACAGTAGAATTGGGATGGGGTCAGAGCAGGCCAAGGTGGGACAGGGGGTGAGCGCAGTGCATGCCACGAGTCTGTCGCCCCCATCCACCCCTGCACCCACCCTCAGGCCTACCCAGCTTCCTTCCCTGGGCCCCAGCCACTCCagaccccaccccccagcaagaACAGACAAGTCAGGCCAGTGCACCATTTGCACCATTCGGAGCCACACAGCCAGAGGCCCCCTCCAGAACCCCACGTCTGCCAAAGGGTAACATACTGAGCTGCCGACCAGCCTGACTTTCCTCCTCCTGCCACGCTGCTCCTCCGCTGGCCTCTTCTCACGAGGGCCCAACAGGGTGGGGCAGCCACAGGCCTGAGGGTGACACAGCTGTGTCTGACCCAGGTCTCAGAGCCCCAGAGCACTGACACTGCTCTGAGCAGCAGGGCACCCTCAGCCCCCTTGCACGGAACCAGGGGCCAAGCCATCCATGTCCTCTCCAGAGAGCCCAGCCCCTCACCTCCTCCACCAGGAGGGCCTCATCGCCAGGCCCCTCGGCCAGCTGCTCATTGTGTTCCAGGGCAGCCAGCAGCCCCGCAGGCCTCCGCTGGGCACGGACGGGCTCCTGCTCGTACTCCACACACAGGCTGCCCTCAGTATCCTTGGTGACTGGCGAGCCTGCAGGAACGCACATGGGCAGCCAAGTCCACCAATGCTCACCAGGCACTCGGGTCATCAGTCCCAGCATGTCACCCGCTTGCTGGAAGCGGCCCGCCCTCCACCCTGTGGGCCCCACCCAGCTGTGCCACCCCGTCACACACACCCGTGTGTCGCTGCCTCAGGCTGGGGACATGCACGTCCAGACTCATGGCCttcctggtggggagggggcctggtGACACGGACACTGAGACAATGCCTCCTCCTTCGCCCAGACTTGGGGCAGCAGCCCGGGGGGCTGGCTCAGGCATCTAGACAGTCACAGGTGGTCAGGGGTCACACCCGGCCCCTCCCTCGGGGTGGGCATGAGGGCACATCCAACTCGTGCTGGGGACTCACAGTCTTCTGGGCCACACGGAAGAACTGGGCCACGTCTCGGATGACATGGCCAAAGCTATCGTACACCTTGACGTGGGGGCGCACCCAGGAGGGCAGCTGGGCTCTGGTGTCTGCGTGGGCAAACCTGCAGGGCGGTGGGGCCTCAGTCTAGGAACCCCACACCCCAACCGCCCACTCCTCCGGCAGACCCGCCAGAGGGAAGAGCCGGTGTCGGGGGTGGGGGCTCTGGCCCCAGAGCTTGGTGGGAGGGGCTGCACCTGTGGTCGCAAAGAAAGACAGCCCCATAGTCGTGGCGATGCCGGATCACCCGCCCGATGGCCTGGTTCACAGCCCTGGATGCCTGCTGCCGGTACCAGTCGTGTCCAGAGAGGAACtgaagtggggtggggaggggctgtcaTGTCAGCTGGAGCACTCCCAGCCCACTCCCAGCCCCGACCCTCACAtggtccccagccccacccagctcCGCCTCTcacctggcccccagccccactctggGCCTTCATCTCATCCAGGAACTGCATCTTAAGGAGAACCCTGGGGTCCATGCGGGGTGGGTACGGGAGGCCTGTGACGATCACTCCACGGCCATTCACGTCTGCGAAGTCCAGTCCCTCACTAGCCTGGAGGGCAGCAGGTACTTTTTGCCCGTTTGTCTCCATCAAGCCCAGGACCTTCCCTAAGGGTCTCCCTGTGCCTGAACCCTCATGGCCACACGCATCCAGGATGAGCAGGGTGAAGAACCCTCCAACCTTGAACCAGGCTGGATTTGGAGTCCACCGCTCCCAGAACCTCACAACCACGTCCTCATTCCCAGAACCTCCTCTGTCCTTCCTGCCCACTCCAGGACCTCAGGGCCCCCCCCTAGGACCAAAAGGACCACAGCTTCCCATATCTGCTGGACCTGGGGCTTGAGGGATGTGACCAGCCTTTCCTGCCCATGGTGCAGCCCCAGGTCAAGAGCCCTCAGTCTCCTTGGGCACAGGGTtaaggtggggaggaagggcaggCGTGTGAGACCCAATCTTTGGAGGCTCACCTTCCCCCGGCACACAGCCAGGAAGATGGCCCCACTGGACTCGGGGGCAGCAACTCTGGCGTAGAAAGCCTCCATCACCTGGAAGGGAAGGCTGGTCAGCCCAGCCCGGCCCTTGACCCCTCCACCTccttgagcaagccccaggaatCACCCTCCGAGACAAAGCACCCCAGCCTGGAGGCAGGCCAGCAGGCCCAAGCAGCTTCTTCACGGCATAGCTTCCAGGCCAATCTGGACTGGCACCCAGCATCTGCTTACCGTTCCCAGAAAACACAGGGTCTGGTGCTAgggcaggaggggtggggtggggtctgcTGCTGTCATCCCTGAGCCCAAACTTTCTAAAAGGCCAGCAGGACCTCAGCCACGCAGGGCTAAGGGTGGCCTGAGCCCAGGgcagccgggggtggggggcctgggaCCCGGACCTCCGAGAAGCCTCCTTTGCTCCTTGGTTCCACGAACAGGGGCTTCCGGACCTCCAGCTTCCTGGTGAAGTCACGGGCCTATGGGAGGAGACTTCTCAGATAAGGTGTGCGCCTGGCCCTCCTACAGACTCTTGGCCGTTTGGGGCTTCCCCTCCACACCCGTCCcagagaacactggagggggGACACACCCTCCAGAACTCCAGGCTTTTCTCCATGACCGGGTAGGAAGGGAAGAAGACCAGGAGTCCGTGCGGGACCACGCGGGAGATGTTGCCTGCAAGTGCCATGGCCTGGGTCAGCGGGACAGGTGTCCAGAGagcccctccacccacccccctcCCTAGAAGACCAGGCAGGACAAGGAGTTGGGGGGGCACCCATGCACTCACTCAGCACCTTCCCCAGGGAGGACAGGCACTCATCAGAAAACCTGCAGAGAACCAGGGGGCTGCTGCCATGAGGGGCCAGTACTCACTGCCCGACTTGCCCGGctggcccaccaggccccctaCCGTCTGTCAAAGGCAGAGCTCAGCTGGGCTCCATCAGGGCCTTTGGGGATGACCCCCACCCAGATCTGGTGCTGGTTGATGAcgtgggggttctccaggcagacTGGGAAagggctggagggaggcagggggtTGCCCTGTGAAATCCTGAACCCCAGCACCCTGCGGCCCAGGGCAGGGGACTGGCTTCAGGATGGCCGCCCCACCCCTGGGGGGCACAAGGACCTGCCcttacatctgcatctccaggCTGAAGGAGGCCATGGGGGCCAGCGTGCCACTGGTGAGGATGAGGGTGCGGACGCCTTGGCGGACCAGCTCACGCATGCTGTGCCCAGGGCTGAAGCACCAGTAGCTCAGCACCTTCCCTGCAGGGGACGCACATGAGGCCCAGCTGCCAGCCACACAGTGATCAGCCTTCCCAATGCGTGGCGCTGGGCCCTGAGGCCTGGGTGTGCAAGTCTGCCCAGGGGCCTGCCTGAGTCAggagctgggcctggggctgaGTGCTTCCTCGGGAGCCCAGGAACAGCAAGCACACTGGAGAAACCCCTCAGCACCCCGGGGTCAGAGGAGGGCTCTGAGGTCACTTCCAGAGAGATCAGCCCACTCCAACCCCAGAGGTCCCTGTGGCTCAGGGCATGAAGAGCCAGTCCCCTCCCTACACACCAGGTGGGACTGCAGAAGAGGGAGGGGCCTGGGCCCACAGCCCCAGGAGGCAGGAAGCCACTACAGACGCCTGCAGGACAGACATGCCTCCCTGCCCTCCGTGCTCCACAGAACGAGATGGGAACAGCAAATGCGGATGCTGGCACTGTGACCCTGGGATCACAGCCACATCACAGGCCAGCAGTGACACTTCCAGAAGTGAACCAGAGAAGGCTCTTCCAACCTTTAGGATgggacctgccctcagtggggAGGATGGAGGCGGACCCGGGCCCATACTGTCCCAGGCCAGCCTGCCCCAGCAATGAAAGGAGTGACCACGGAGGATGCTGGGGACCAGGAGCCCAGCCTCGGGGCACTCTGGCTTCTCTGTTCAGACTCTCAGAAGACAGATGGGTGGCACCTAGATAAGGCTGGATGGACAGGCGGCCAGGAGCCCACAGCTGGACAAGGCGCCACCCCAGTTCAGGGGGAGCGTGTCCCTGCCCACGAGGCGCCATACCTGGCTTTCTGGCCGCCGTGGTGTTCCAGACATCTGATCGCTGAGCTGTCCTCCGGTGACCCGCATCCAGGTGGATGTGCACCTGGAGGGGCAGAGTGGACAGGTGTCCCAGGAGTGCACGTGTGTCCCAGGCCCCACTCAGGAGCCCATCCTGGAGGCAGCCCCACCTGGTAGGACTGAGATCCCACCCAGGAACCCCATCCTGGAGGCAGCCCCACCTGGTAGGACTGAGATCCCACCCAGGAGCCCCATCCTGGAGGCAGCCCCACCTTGTAGGACTGAGACGCCAGCCCCACCATGGGACCAGGGTCACCTTCGGCAGAGTCCACGCTGAACACAATCTGGAAGGCAGAGATGAGGGATGAGGTAAGCAGGACACACCTGAGATTGCCTCTCCTGACATGCTGCTCCCACGCAGGAGAGACAGGCACTCAGGGCGTGGTCGTCACCCGCCACTGCCTCCAAGCCAAGAGGCTGAGGGGAGAGAGCTGCCCCGTGCGATACAGCAGTCCTGCTGGCCCCTCCTCGGCCGCCAGTCCGCACCTCTCATGGGCACCGGGCCCAGGTCAGCAGCTCGCCTCCCCTTCCCCGCCAGCGCTGGCTCAGGGCCAGGGCAAAGGACCTCAGTTTACTTGAGAactaaaaggatgaaattaatCCCTAAGTAAAACAAGTGGAATTATACTCTTGGTGAACGCAACAAGCCAAGAAAAAACAACAGCAGGGATAAATATTGGGGCAGAAAGTACAGCACACTAAACATTACAAACAACATGACTGTCCACTTAGAAAACCCAGGAAACAGAATGACAAACATTTTGAGTGAAAAGAAAACTGGGTGAGACAGCTTCACACAAGACCAACAGATACAAGTCAATGGGTTTCTCATACACAAGCACCGGTGCATTAAAAAGATCCCTTTCTCAATAGCAACGAAAGTATTTAACACTGGAAATATATAAGACACACATGTAACTTTCTCCAGAACAGACGGTACAGCCGCCCTGGAGAGCAGAGACTGAGCCTCAGGCAGCCCTCTGGACATTACAGAGCCCCGGCTTGCCCCAAAACAGCCCAAAGGTCCAGGAGTCCTGGCCGAGGCTCAGGAGGCTctcacagaaaaggaagaagctgACACTTGGCCGGTAGAGACAAGGCCAAGACACATGTAGGAGGGACAGTGTGTCCACAGCCTCGCGCTCCCAGGGGCCTCATGCTGGGCTGGACACTGACCACAGAACCTCGACTTCTACCCGGTTCCTATGAGAACAGGAGACCGGCACCACCAGCGGCTGGAGGCAGAAGCTTTACCCACCACACCTTCCTACAAATGGATCAGCACCCTGTTTGCGGCAAACTCCAACGGCCCAGGGGACGTGGGTGCGGGGCCAGGAGGAGCAGCAGGCACCCTGCGGCCCTGTGTGAGACCCCAGAAGCACAGCCCGTGGGTACCGTGCAGCCTGTGAGGAGTAAGCGCCAAGGGCAAGAGGAGCTTTAAGAAGCTTTTCCATCATCCAGATGGCAAAACACCCAGCTTAGTAATTTGCCCAAGTATCTCCCTGCAAGGACAGGTCCACACACATGACTCCATCCCAAAGCGGAGGCCACGCTGGCAGGTAAGGCCATTTTGGGGCCATGGCTTCCTTTGCAAACCCACGCTGTGGCCCCAGAGCAGCTCCCACACTTCAGGGGACGGGAGAAGTTTCAGACCCCAGTGTGGTCGCCCTGTGCTGAGTGATGTAGGCACGGCTGCAGGGGAGGGCCAGGTGTGGCTCCCTCCTGGCTGGCTCTGGTGCCAGTCTGCCGGCAGCTCGGCACTCCACCCTGGGGGCTCTGTCCTGTCTGTGAGGCAGGAATGGGGCTGGAAAGACAGCCAGGCTCACAGAGGAGGACGCCAGTGGTGGTCCTTTAGGCCTGGGCTCTGCCTGCTTCCTCGTGGCACTTCCGTGCCAGGGTAGCGGGCGTCCAAGGCCTCCACCGTCCGTGCGGTGACCCATCACGCCTGCTGGGTCTCTAAGAGTCCCAAGTCCTGACTGCAGGGCCCTGGCCTTGCCCTTCCAAGCAGACCCTGCCTCGTGGCACTCTCTGCccacccctcctgcccctcctcagAGGGCCCTGGGTTCCAGGCCTGTgcagccccacccctccccggaTACCCTtttatggagtgggttgctcccTGCCCCAGACTCTCTGGAGCCCAAACACCACTAAGCCCGTGGCTTTGGAATCTCCTTTGGCAGCTGCTCTAAGTGGCCCCCGCGGGTGACTCAGCATCTTCTGCTGCCTGAACTGCCTGCAGGCCATTCTCTTTCGCTGGCACGTCCTGTCCCCTCCAGCTGGAGGAAGTGTGACCCAGCAGTTACTCATCTCACATCCCAATATGACGAGCACCTGTGGGTGCGGCCAGGGGCCCCATGGATGCCACCCATGCAGTGGAGTGGAAGAGGGCATGTGGCCTTGGAACACAGCAAGGGCTGGCGAGAGGGACAAGGTGGGGTGACAGTGACAGGCGCTGCTGGGCAGGTGACCGAGGGCCGCGAGCCTACTGAGCATACGCAGCTAGGGACCCCCTCAACGTGACTCCTTGAGGCATGGGCAGCCACACACATGCCACACAGGGCCTCTGGTGCCCATGTCCCAAGGACCAATGGCCAGGGAGGGGCCTCTGCTGAAAGGCCCAGCAAGGAGGAACAAAGGCCCTGAGCTGCCCAGCTAACAGAAGACAGGCCCCAGCTTGTCCACTTGAGTGGAGGAAGTGCCTCAGCCGAGCCCGAGGAGGATGGCACGtcaggggcaggaggtgggaacACCAGTGGCCCTGAGGCACGTGACAGCCCCTGGTCCCCTGGCTTAGGGAAGGTGGGGTCTCCACGGGTCCAAGAGGGCCTCAGCTGCCCCACCTCCAAGATCCCAAAGCCCAGAGTGAGACTGGCCTGGCCCAGGGATGTGCAACCCACCACTGATCCCAACACCGGCCCTAGGCCCCACCAATGCTCACAGGCGTCACTTGGACACACTCACCCCATCCATGTCTGGGCACCCTCTGGGTGAGGCTGGCCCAGCAATAACAGGGCACAGTGTCTGTGTCCCCCTCCCCCCTACTCTGGGATCCACTTATCATTAACTTTCCCCTGAAGAGCTGTGTCAGTAAGAAACGAGAAGAGCCTACAGCTGGCCAGGCCTGTCTGAAAATCTGGGGGACCCGCTGCCCGCCTGGTCCCATCCTCAAGGCCTGAAGCAGGTGCCCAGAGTGAGAGGAACCCCACACTGTGGGGCTGACCTGAAGCATGTGCTGGGGCAGCTGGCCCTGCTGCCAGTCTAGCACCACCAGCAGCCCACAGAGAAAGCCCCGACCTTCCATGGGGAGAAGAGGCGCCACCTGCTGGTGGCAGTCATTCCCTACCTGGATGATGTCCACCAGCTTCTGCAGGCCCGCCGTGTTTGTGAACAGCCCGGCACCTGTGGGGGCAGCGGTTAGTGAGGGGCGTACCCTCAGAAGACAGTTCtcccctcttccagggggtctccTTTGGGTCAGTAGGACAAGCACAAAGGCTTCTGGGGTTGCCCAGGGGCCAAGAGCACAGCAAGGCTGGGTGCCCCCAGGGAGACCAATGGGGAGTGGTCCTGGGGAACCCTCTGGGTGGAAACAGCACGGAGGTTTGGAGGAGAGAGTGGTGGGGCCCACGGTTCATTGGCCACCCAGCCCCTCAATCCTCTTTCCTGAAAGGGGCTGACCAGGAAGACTGCTCATTATGGGACACATGCCATCAGACACTCTAAGGACTCAGCCTCCCAATCAGAAAGCAGTCAGTGGCCCAGAGGAAGGGGCGGCCCCAGAGCGTGGCCGGGACTCACGTCCTGCCAGGTGTTGAATGAGCTGGTCCAGGGAGTCAAGGATGCAGCCCTTGGTCTGAAACGTGATCTGGGCCTCAGCAAACAGCTCGAAGATGTAGCTATGAGAAAGAGGCGGCTCTGCACTTTGGGAACATAACAGCCATTAAGGCATTTTAAGTTTCCTTCACCTGCAAACAagctctgagcctccagggaggcCCAAAGCTGGAGGGGAGTGGCCTCTCCTCTCAAAAGCCCCCATGGAGAGGAAAGCAGTCTGCCTGAGACCTGCATACCCAGAGAAAGACCTGGGCTTGGGGCTCAGGCCTCAGATGGAGGCCTCTGTGGAGTGGAGGCTCTGGGCAGGGCATCCAGGGAGCAGTTCTGGAAAGAGTCGGGAGGAGGTGGGTAGTGGAAACTGCTGAGGAAACCTGCTCGAGCCTAGGAGACGGCTGGGCCATGTGGGGAGCAACTGGGCCCTTAGAGGGTCTGAGCACAGCAGAGCAGGCGGGGCTCAGGGCCTGCATCCTGAGCTGGCACAGCTGGCAGCATGCAAGGAGTTACACCTGCTCTTCCTCCCAACAGAAGGTGGTACTTCATTTTAAAAGGCAACTGCAGACAGAGGGCTGGACCAGAGCAGCGAGTGGTCCCAACTTTCTCAAGGACCAAACGAAATGCTGGCAGCCACTCCAGGGCCTCCAGGATGGGGAGACTCCCTGCATTGTGACCCAAGACATTCCCCGCACACCTGCCCACTCCGGCCCTCACCTCCCAGGCTTGGTGACACCACTGTTGTCTCCAGGCAGCTCCACAGCATCAATGGCCCCCTCCAGGCGAAGCAGAATCACTGTGGCGGGAGGGGGCTATCAGGTTGGGGCTGTGGGGGTCCAGGGCACAGGCAGGAAAAGAGAGGCACTTACTCTTCAGCTTAGCGAGGTCTTCCGGCTCCAAGTTCAGCCCTGGGGAGGGAAAAGTGCACATGCACAAACCTACCTACTTCCAGCTCCACCGGCTGTCCTAAGGAGCCAGGATGCTGGCATAGAGGGCAGGATGCCACAGAAGAGAGCTGGCCCTGAAACCCACGCTGTCCCAACTGGACAGGAAGCAGCAGCCTgagctgggtgggggcagggggtcaTCTTCGGAGGGACCCAGGGACACACACCAATCATGGTTCTAATCTGCATTTTCCCGATGACCAATGGGCTCCATTTTTTGTGAGCATATTGACCATCTGTGTCTGTTtatatcttctgcccatttaaaaCTGGGTTGGGTGGTCTTTTTGTTAAGAGTTTTCTCTATGCTTTAGATACAAACCCCTcatcagatatattatttgcaaaaacTTCCTCCTGTTCTGTGAAatatctttggtttcttttttatttatttttgtgctgtgctgtgtctttgttgcttgCGGGtgttttctagttgtggtgagcagggctactATACTTCACTGACTATGTCAGCTCTG is a genomic window of Bos mutus isolate GX-2022 chromosome 13, NWIPB_WYAK_1.1, whole genome shotgun sequence containing:
- the RTEL1 gene encoding regulator of telomere elongation helicase 1 isoform X2, whose protein sequence is MPKITLKGVTVDFPFQPYKCQEEYMSKVLECLQEKVNGILESPTGTGKTLCLLCSTLAWREHLRDAVSARRIAERASGELFPDRTLASWGNAIPEGDVPACYTDIPKIIYASRTHSQLTQVISELRNTSYRPRVCVLGSREQLCIHPEVKKQESNHMQVHLCRRKVASRSCHFYNNVEEKSLEQELATPILDIEDLVRSGTKHKLCPYYLSRNLKQQADIIFMPYNYLLDAKSRRAHGIDLKGTVVIFDEAHNVEKMCEEAASFDLTPHDVASGLDVIDQVLEERTKVAQQAELHPEFSADSAGSGLNLEPEDLAKLKMILLRLEGAIDAVELPGDNSGVTKPGSYIFELFAEAQITFQTKGCILDSLDQLIQHLAGRAGLFTNTAGLQKLVDIIQIVFSVDSAEGDPGPMVGLASQSYKVHIHLDAGHRRTAQRSDVWNTTAARKPGKVLSYWCFSPGHSMRELVRQGVRTLILTSGTLAPMASFSLEMQIPFPVCLENPHVINQHQIWVGVIPKGPDGAQLSSAFDRRFSDECLSSLGKVLSNISRVVPHGLLVFFPSYPVMEKSLEFWRARDFTRKLEVRKPLFVEPRSKGGFSEVMEAFYARVAAPESSGAIFLAVCRGKASEGLDFADVNGRGVIVTGLPYPPRMDPRVLLKMQFLDEMKAQSGAGGQFLSGHDWYRQQASRAVNQAIGRVIRHRHDYGAVFLCDHRFAHADTRAQLPSWVRPHVKVYDSFGHVIRDVAQFFRVAQKTMPEPAPRAAAPSLGEGGGIVSVSVSPGPLPTRKAMSLDVHVPSLRQRHTGSPVTKDTEGSLCVEYEQEPVRAQRRPAGLLAALEHNEQLAEGPGDEALLVEEACGCPTLLGPREKRPAEEQRGRRRKVRLVGSSEVPAASTDTGRAKLFMVAVKQALSQASFDTFTQALRDYKSSDDLEALVARLSPLFAEDPKKHSLLQGFYQFVRPHHKQQFEEVCLQLTGQGCSSPHKHGHPRRQGAQLSLDSSGRKESDPKLTVSQGATRQLDPCEQLNQGRPHLASGPFPAGDLNCSLHKGSRAPGAEKQHPSTVSAYLADVRRTLGAAGYSQLLTALTTYKQDDDFEKVVAVVAALTTEKPEDLPLLQRFGMFVRPHHKQRFRQMCVDLSGPGTQAPGPQEGGPAMPSDPVCEAPSPGPRKTQSKISSFLMQRTAEDTGAPGSPLSFPRGQAQLEWAGVACAGCRAEDVVFFKCPSCDFLRCQACWRQHLQVSRKCPGCCAATRKQTLAQVFWPEPQ
- the RTEL1 gene encoding regulator of telomere elongation helicase 1 isoform X5 — its product is MPKITLKGVTVDFPFQPYKCQEEYMSKVLECLQEKVNGILESPTGTGKTLCLLCSTLAWREHLRDAVSARRIAERASGELFPDRTLASWGNAIPEGDVPACYTDIPKIIYASRTHSQLTQVISELRNTSYRPRVCVLGSREQLCIHPEVKKQESNHMQVHLCRRKVASRSCHFYNNVEEKSLEQELATPILDIEDLVRSGTKHKLCPYYLSRNLKQQADIIFMPYNYLLDAKSRRAHGIDLKGTVVIFDEAHNVEKMCEEAASFDLTPHDVASGLDVIDQVLEERTKVAQQAELHPEFSADSAGSGLNLEPEDLAKLKMILLRLEGAIDAVELPGDNSGVTKPGSYIFELFAEAQITFQTKGCILDSLDQLIQHLAGRAGLFTNTAGLQKLVDIIQIVFSVDSAEGDPGPMVGLASQSYKVHIHLDAGHRRTAQRSDVWNTTAARKPGKVLSYWCFSPGHSMRELVRQGVRTLILTSGTLAPMASFSLEMQIPFPVCLENPHVINQHQIWVGVIPKGPDGAQLSSAFDRRFSDECLSSLGKVLSNISRVVPHGLLVFFPSYPVMEKSLEFWRARDFTRKLEVRKPLFVEPRSKGGFSEVMEAFYARVAAPESSGAIFLAVCRGKASEGLDFADVNGRGVIVTGLPYPPRMDPRVLLKMQFLDEMKAQSGAGGQFLSGHDWYRQQASRAVNQAIGRVIRHRHDYGAVFLCDHRFAHADTRAQLPSWVRPHVKVYDSFGHVIRDVAQFFRVAQKTMPEPAPRAAAPSLGEGGGIVSVSVSPGPLPTRKAMSLDVHVPSLRQRHTGSPVTKDTEGSLCVEYEQEPVRAQRRPAGLLAALEHNEQLAEGPGDEALLVEEACGCPTLLGPREKRPAEEQRGRRRKVRLVGSSEVPAASTDTGRAKLFMVAVKQALSQASFDTFTQALRDYKSSDDLEALVARLSPLFAEDPKKHSLLQGFYQFVRPHHKQQFEEVCLQLTGQGCSSPHKHGHPRRQGAQLSLDSSGRKESDPKLTVSQGATRQLDPCEQLNQGRPHLASGPFPAGDLNCSLHKGSRAPGAEKQHPSTDDDFEKVVAVVAALTTEKPEDLPLLQRFGMFVRPHHKQRFRQMCVDLSGPGTQAPGPQEGGPAMPSDPVCEAPSPGPRKTQSKISSFLMQRTAEDTGAPGSPLSFPRGQAQLEWAGVACAGCRAEDVVFFKCPSCDFLRCQACWRQHLQVSRKCPGCCAATRKQTLAQVFWPEPQ